GCCAAATCATCCTTTGGGGGTCGAGACTTTGGGTCACGCGTTGACGCCCAGACTCTGGTATTTATCGCCCCAATTCGAACTGGCCGGGAGCCTTTCGGCCGTCACAACTCCATGATTGATAGGGATTTCCCCTCAGGACCAGGACGCGGAAGTTCTCAGCCGATCAGGAAGAAAGCAAGTCACATGTGCTGGTCAATACTGGAAAAGTAGCCCGATTTACAGCGACGATTCCGCAACCGGCTAGCCTGACTGTTGGCGGGGTGTTAGTGTTTTCCATGGTATTTGGTTTACTCCTGTACCCCTCCTCGAACCCCATAAATGACCCAAACGAACGGACACTTGGTCGCGTAAAGTAAAGGGAAAAGTTTCGTAATTACTGACTGAAAATATACTTGTGGCAAATCGAAGGCAAGCCTTTGGCTTTATCAATTGATTTTGTCGCAGGTTGAGTCGGGCCGTTCAAGTTTTTTTTGCCATGTTTCCGAACCTCAATTCCGGTTTGAACCGTCTAAGGTTGCGTGTAGTGGGCGGTGTTCAAGTGCGGTGAGTTTCCGGTGAAATAATGGGTTTAGCCCGGTTACCCGTCTGAATCGGGAGAAAGTTTTCAACGGAATTTGGAAATCCGAATCTGGGTTGATCCGCACTAACGATTGAAACAAGTGGGGCGTTTTACCTATAAAGCAATGCCCTGGCATCCGGGGTGGACCAGTTTTTGCTAGCTCCTTCAACACAAAAAAGAAAGGGACTCCCACGGCGATGGCCGCGCGGAAGCGCCCCACTTTGAAAGGTGGTGTACCATGGCCCGACGCGAAGCACTGTTAACAATGACGAAAGCGTTAGTTTCCCGAAGAGCGGAACTGCGCAAGCGTATGGGCATGGAACTCGACGGCCTGGGGCTCTCCGCCCCGGCGGCCTCCGGGGATTCGGCGGACGCCGCGTTCGGTAACTCAGGTGAGGAAGTCGCGTCCCAGCTCGTCGAGTTGGAAGGGAAGGAACTGGCTCAGATCGAGCGGGCTCTAACCCGGATCAAGCAGGGATTGTACGGCGTGTGCGACGGCTGTGCGTGCAAAATCCCGGTCGCCCGACTCAACGCGCTGCCGTACTCCACCCTCTGCGTGAAATGCCAGCGGGAGTCCGAGAACGATTCCGGTTGGCTGTCTTCCCATCAGCTCGCCGGTTGGGACAAGGTGCGCGATTCCGGTGAAGATCGCGATATCGACCTGGCGGACCTGGAAATCGATCTGAGCAAGTAGCCCGCAATCATTTCGATCTCGTGATCCGTCTCCTCGGAGCCCGTCTTACGACGGGCTCTTTGTCTTGATTGTTACCCGTCTTCGACACGTCCAACACGATACAGCGTGTAGCAGAACTGAACAACCGGCTGTTTTTTCGAGGATTCAAATTTAGGCTCGTTTGAGGCAGTTTTATTCTCGGAAGATGGCAGCTGGTCCATCTGCGCGGGTGCGCCGGCTGCACAAGTTACGGGATATTTTCGGCTTATGCGGCCCCGAGATTCGCGAACCGGATGAACGAGTTGTTTTTCGCTCAAGGCGCGAAACGTGGGGTGAGTAGAGTGGTAGTGATCACGCCGTGTGTCTGGTCGCGATCGCATTCTCATCCCGCACAAATGCCAGAATCCCATGACACGACGCTTGCTTTGGGCCGCCACCGTGATCGGCGGGTCGTTCGCCGGAGGCATGGTCACCAGCGCGTTATTCGACACGCACGGGGTCGTGCATGCGCGACCCGATTCGCCGCTTCCGCCGCCACCGGCCGCCGCGACTGTTGTGGAACGAGATCACGCTGGATCGCCCGCGCCGGACCGCTTTGAACAGGTGATCCAACAGATCGCGCCAGCCGTCGTGTCGGTCGACGCGGTCAAGCCGGCCACGACCCCGTCGCCGACGGGAAAATCCAAGCCGACGGAGGAGTCCGGGTCCGGCGTCATCGTGCGCCTCGACGCCGCGCGGGGTTACTACGCCGTAACGAACAACCACGTCGTCGGGGGGGCTCGACCCGGTGAAATCACCGTCAACTTGGCCGACGGCCGGATCATTCAGCCCGACCGCGTCTGGACCGACCCGGAGTCCGACATCGCGGTGTTGCGGCTGCCTGCCGAAAACCTGCCATTCGCGGAACTCGGCGACAGCGATCGCACCCGCCGCGGCCAGTGGGTGCTCGCGTTCGGCAGCCCGTTCGGGTTGAACCAGACGGTCACTCACGGGATCATTTCCGCCCGCGACCGCGGGCAAATCAGCCTGGGCACGACGATCCGCATCAAGGAATTTTTGCAGACGGACGCGGCGATCAACCCCGGGTCGAGTGGCGGACCGTTGGCGGACATGTCCGGTGCCGTGATCGGGATTAACACCGCTATCGCGTCCAACAACGGGAACAATAGCGGCGTGTCGTTCAGCATTCCCGCGAATCTGGTCAAGCGGGTCGCCCGGGAATTGTTGGAGAAGGGGGCCGTCTCGCGCGGCTACCTCGGCTTACAACTCGCCCCGACGATCGAACCGGCCGCCGCACTCCGACTCGGTTTGAGCCGGTCGTGGGGGGCGCTCGTGGAAGGCGTTCACCCGGACGGCCCGGCTGCGGCCGGCGGGCTCCAGAAAGGGGACGTCATCCTCAAACTCGACGCGGTCGAAATCCGCGACGAAAATCACCTGATTAACTTGATCAGTGCGCTGCCACCCAACCAAAAGATCCGCGTCTCGGTCTGGCGCGACCGCCAGGACCGCGTCCTCAACGTCGTCGTCGGAGATTGGGCAGTAGTCGCGGTTCGAAGCCGGTAGGATGGTCCGGAGTCTGCGACTAAAAATGCGCCGGGCCGCCCGGGACTTTCACTTAGTGAATCGAGTCCCGGGCGGCCCGGCGCGTTTCATCCGTTCACAAGCCGTCGAGTCCGGCCCGCATCAATCGTCTTCGTCTTTCTTCTTCATGCGCATGAAAATCATCACACCGACAAGGGCGAGAAGAATCAGGAACATGATGCCCATGCCCAAGTAAGAACTCAGAAACTCCATGGTTCTCGTCCTTTCGGAAATTGTGGAAATAAAAAACTGAACGCTCGAGTCGACCACCGCGACCGTTTCTATCGTGTGACACGAGCCGACCGACTCGATACTGGGAACAGTTCTACTTTTCACCTCAGGCGGCTGCAAGGTGTCGTGGGTAAAAAATTGTGGAGTGGAATCGCCACGGATCTGAGCCAAACTTTCGTAGCCGACCGGTTCATCTTTTCTTCACATCTCTTTGCGCGAGTTTACCCAAATTCGCGCCGTCCGTTGCTCTGTATGCCGTGTCAGAGTAATTTAACACTCTCCTCTCATTGAGTTTAGTCCCGCACCGGGGGTGCAAATCCGATGAGGACGAAAGCGTTGGTCGAGAGCGGTGCCCTGCTCTACACGGACTATGTGGGAAAAGACGCCTGCGGCATCGGCGGTGTCGCGGCGAAGGGGGGGAAACCGTCGACCGAAGTCGTTCGCAAGGCGTTGATCGCGCTCAAAGCCATGGAACACCGGGGCGGCGTTTGCGGCGACGCCGGGGACGGGGCAGGGTTAACTGCACAGCTGCCTCATGCCTTTTTCCGCGAAGAAGCCAAGCGGCTCGGCCTCGACGGCGCCCGCGACTTGCGACCCGAACACGTACTCGCTGTCGGCGTGTTTTTCCTCCACGAGGCGGAGCCCGCGAAGCACGACGTCTACCGCGGAATCGTCCGCGGCGTTCTCGGCGCAGCCGGTGCGCCGATCGAGTTCCTCGGCTTCCGGTTAGTCCCGACCCGCGACGACTGCCTTCCGCCTAGCGCCCGCGCGAGTCGGCCCGGGGCGATCGAGCAGGTGTTGATGCGCGTGACGGGCGAGGTCGCCGACGCGGAGCGCTGGCTTTATCGCGCGCGGCTCGACCTGCGGCACCGGTTCCGCCAACACGGGCTCTCGGTTTACATCGTGTCGCTGTCCGCCCGGTTGGTCGGCTACAAGGGGCTCTTGACCAGCCACCAGTTCGCGGATTTCTACCCGGACCTCTCCGACGATATCTTTGAATCCGGGATCGCGTTCTTCCACCGCCGGTATTCCACCAACACGTTCCCGAACTGGAACCTCGCCCAACCGTTCCGCACCCTCTGCCACAACGGCGAAATCAACACGGTTCGGACGAATCGCAACGCCGTTCACGCCCTCGCGCGGGGGCTGAACCCGCCGCTCCCCGGCGACGACCTGCTCAGCCCGGCGATGAGCGATTCCGCGAGCCTCGACGAGTGGCTGGAGTATCTGGTCTGCGCCCGCGATTGGTCGCTTCTCCGGGCCATGCGGCTGTCCGTGCCGCCGGTGTGGGACACCGAGGCGGACGTGTGGGGGCAGGAAGCCGTCGACCTCTTTTCGTACTGCCGCCGCAAGTACGGCAGCCTCAGCGCGTGGGACGGCCCGGCCGGGCTCGTCGCGTCCGACGGCCGGGTGTTGGTCGGCCTGGTGGACCGGATGGGGCTGCGGCCGGTCCGTTGGTGTTCGGACCAGCGCGGGTGGCTGTACATCGCCTCCGAATCCGGGGTGTTCGGCCTAGACACGTCCACGATCGTCGCGAGCGGGCAACTCCAGCCGGGTCAGATGATCGCGCTTGACACCGAAACGGGTGAGCGGCTCGACAGCCACCAGATTCTTGCCCGGGTGGTGAGCGAGGCAAAAGACGAACTGGGCGACGTCCACGAACTCAACAAGCGGCAGGTCGTACTCACCGAGGGGTTCGATTTCACCCGCCAAACGGAAGACATCGTCGGGGCGCTGCTGGCCGACCGCGACTGGACGCTCGAAGTTCTCCTTCAAGCGGAAGGGTGGGACTTCGAGCGGGCCTCGTTCGTCAAGGACATGGCCAAACTGTCCAAGGAACCGCTCAGCTCGATGGGGCACGACCGCGTCTTGACGGTCTTCTCCGCCCACCATCCGACGCTGTTCAAATACTGCCAGCAGACGTTCGCCGAGGTGACAAACCCGCCCATCGATCCCTACCGCGAGGGCGGGGCGATGTCGCTCATGACGTATCTGGGGCGGGCGGCGACTGAGAAGGAAAACGAGGTCGATTCACTCCCCATCAAGCAGATGGAGTTGTCTTCCCCCGTTATCAGCGACGCCGTCATTGAGGAAATTCGGCAGAACGAATTGCTCGGGTATAAGGTGCTCGATGCGACGTTCCGCCTGGGCGGTGGCGCGGAGGCGCTGCGGACCGCCCTCGAAGCACTCCGCGCCGCGGCCGAGAAAGCCGTCCACGCGGGGTTCCATGTGCTTTGCATCAGTGACAAGGAAGCCTGTCGGCGGGGCATCGACCCGATCCCGTCCCTCCTCGCGCTCGGGGCCGTCCACAACTATCTCTGCCGGCAGGGCCTCCGCGACCGCTGCTCGTTGATTGTCCAGGCGGGTGACATCCAGGAAGGGCACGACGTCTGCGTCCTCGTCGCGTTCGGGGCGGACGCCGTCCACCCATACCTGATGCTACGGCTCGTGAAGGACGGGTTGGTCTGGAAGCACCCGGAGTCCAAGCAGGAGTTGCGGCTCGAACCGCACGAAGCCCTACGAAATTTGTTCTACGCGCTGGAAGACTCGGTCCTCAAAGTGATCTCCAAGATGGGCATCACGACGATCGAGGGCTACCGCGGGGCGATGCTGTTCGAGGCGGTCGGGTTCGGGCCGGAGTTGATGGAGTTCCTGGGCGATTTCCCCTCGCGCGTCGGCGGGATTGGCCTGGCGGACGTGGTGGACGACGCCCGGTGGCGGGTCGAGCAGGCCGAGAAGATGGCCGCCCAGAACTCACCGCTCGGTCGCAACCGCGACTACCACGCCTTCAACGCGAAAGTCCGAATGGCCCTCCGCGAGGCGGTCAAGGAGGCTCACCCCGAACCGGAAGAAGGCGGCGGGGAAATGGCCTACACCGCGCCGCCGGAGACACCGAACCCGGATGCCCGGCTCAACGTCGGGCTCAAGTTCGAGAAGTTCTCGGAGATGATCAGGACGCGCCCGCCGACTGTCCTACGCGACCTCTTCCGTGTGAAGCTGTCCGGTCCTGCCGTGCCGGTCAACGAGGTCCAGCTTGGGGTCGACCTGATCCGCAACCACTTTCGCGGGGCGGCCATGAGCCACGGCGCCTTGACCGGCGCCTCGCACATGACAATCGCGGCCGCCTTGAATGAACTCGGCGGGTTGAGCAACAGCGGGGAGGGCGGGGAAGCCCGGTGGCGGAACGACGTACCACCGATGGCGTGGGGCGAGTACTGGGACAAGGTCATGCTCCAGCGGCAAGACCATCCCACGGTCTACGCCCTCGACCCCGCCAACCTCCGCGCCAGCCGCTTCCGCAGCCGCATCCGCCAGGTGGCGTCCGGGCGGTTCGGGGTGGAAGCCGAGTATTTGGTGAACGCGGACGAACTCCAGATCAAGATGGCCCAGGGGGCGAAGCCCGGTGAAGGCGGGCAGCTCATGGGCAAGAAGGTGACGGCCGAGATCGCCGAGATCCGGTTCGCGAAGCCGGGTACGGACCTGATCTCGCCGCCGCCACACCACGACATTTACTCGATCGAAGACCTCGCACAACTGATTTACGACCTGAAGGCTGTGAAGCCGGGCGTCCAGGTGTCAGTCAAACTCGTCGCGGTGGAAAATATCGGGACGATCGCCGTCGGCGTGGCCAAGGCCGGTGCGGACGTCATCGAGATCGACGGCATTGATGGTGGGACCGGGGCCGCGATGGTGTCGAGCAAGGAACACGCCGGGTTGCCGAGCGAGATGGGGCTCGCCGAAGCTCATCAGGCGCTCACGGTGAACGGGCTGCGCACGTCGGTCAAACTCCGCGTCGGCGGGGGGATCAAGAACGGGCACGACGTCATCAAGTACGCACTGCTCGGCGCCGACCAGTTCAGCTTCGGCCAGGGGCTGATGGTCTCGGTCGGGTGTATCGTCTGCAAATCGTGCCACATCCCGAACTGCCCGACCGGGATCACCGGGTCGCCCGAAATCTTCAAGGGGCACCCGGAGCATACCAAGGCGTACCTGCACGCCGTCGCGGACGAAGTCCGCCACCTTCTGGCGGCGATGGGCTTCCGCCATATTTCGGAAGCAACCGGGCGATGCGACTTGCTGGAGAAGCGGCCAGACTTACAAGGCCGCCCGGCGAGTCTCGACGTTAGTCGATTCCTCCGGCCCGACATGGCTCTCGTCGGGCTGGAGCGGACGTACCCGCAACACGCCCCGCGTGCCGGTATTTGCACGCCGGACGGCCCGTCGATGAACGAAAAGATCCTCTCCGCGTCCCACGACGCGATCGACGCCGGGCAGGACGCGGCCCTCGTGTTCCGGGTCCGAAACAGCGACCGGTCGGTCGGCGCGACGGTCGCGGGGAAGATCGCCCAGCTCTACGGCCGCGAGGGAATGCCCTATAGTCGCGTGATTCGCGTCCGCATGACCGGGCAGGCCGGGCAGAGCTTCGGGGCGTGGTGCGTCAACGGCCTCGACCTTGAATTGAACGGCTTTGCCCAGGATGGCGTGGCGAAGGGCATCTCCGG
This is a stretch of genomic DNA from Fimbriiglobus ruber. It encodes these proteins:
- a CDS encoding glutamate synthase-related protein, producing MRTKALVESGALLYTDYVGKDACGIGGVAAKGGKPSTEVVRKALIALKAMEHRGGVCGDAGDGAGLTAQLPHAFFREEAKRLGLDGARDLRPEHVLAVGVFFLHEAEPAKHDVYRGIVRGVLGAAGAPIEFLGFRLVPTRDDCLPPSARASRPGAIEQVLMRVTGEVADAERWLYRARLDLRHRFRQHGLSVYIVSLSARLVGYKGLLTSHQFADFYPDLSDDIFESGIAFFHRRYSTNTFPNWNLAQPFRTLCHNGEINTVRTNRNAVHALARGLNPPLPGDDLLSPAMSDSASLDEWLEYLVCARDWSLLRAMRLSVPPVWDTEADVWGQEAVDLFSYCRRKYGSLSAWDGPAGLVASDGRVLVGLVDRMGLRPVRWCSDQRGWLYIASESGVFGLDTSTIVASGQLQPGQMIALDTETGERLDSHQILARVVSEAKDELGDVHELNKRQVVLTEGFDFTRQTEDIVGALLADRDWTLEVLLQAEGWDFERASFVKDMAKLSKEPLSSMGHDRVLTVFSAHHPTLFKYCQQTFAEVTNPPIDPYREGGAMSLMTYLGRAATEKENEVDSLPIKQMELSSPVISDAVIEEIRQNELLGYKVLDATFRLGGGAEALRTALEALRAAAEKAVHAGFHVLCISDKEACRRGIDPIPSLLALGAVHNYLCRQGLRDRCSLIVQAGDIQEGHDVCVLVAFGADAVHPYLMLRLVKDGLVWKHPESKQELRLEPHEALRNLFYALEDSVLKVISKMGITTIEGYRGAMLFEAVGFGPELMEFLGDFPSRVGGIGLADVVDDARWRVEQAEKMAAQNSPLGRNRDYHAFNAKVRMALREAVKEAHPEPEEGGGEMAYTAPPETPNPDARLNVGLKFEKFSEMIRTRPPTVLRDLFRVKLSGPAVPVNEVQLGVDLIRNHFRGAAMSHGALTGASHMTIAAALNELGGLSNSGEGGEARWRNDVPPMAWGEYWDKVMLQRQDHPTVYALDPANLRASRFRSRIRQVASGRFGVEAEYLVNADELQIKMAQGAKPGEGGQLMGKKVTAEIAEIRFAKPGTDLISPPPHHDIYSIEDLAQLIYDLKAVKPGVQVSVKLVAVENIGTIAVGVAKAGADVIEIDGIDGGTGAAMVSSKEHAGLPSEMGLAEAHQALTVNGLRTSVKLRVGGGIKNGHDVIKYALLGADQFSFGQGLMVSVGCIVCKSCHIPNCPTGITGSPEIFKGHPEHTKAYLHAVADEVRHLLAAMGFRHISEATGRCDLLEKRPDLQGRPASLDVSRFLRPDMALVGLERTYPQHAPRAGICTPDGPSMNEKILSASHDAIDAGQDAALVFRVRNSDRSVGATVAGKIAQLYGREGMPYSRVIRVRMTGQAGQSFGAWCVNGLDLELNGFAQDGVAKGISGGTVVVTLDYANADYGGQIQSVAGNNVGYGATGGQVFVGGRAGHRLGIRNSGATIVAEAAGKYACEYMTRGRVLILGPIENEIGSGMTGGELFVFDPKNEAPAKLHGKSVTVINSTYVDYEWIHPLVVKYHARTGSRQAAHILKNWADVRRGHRLRKVIPLAVARAMEDFKTVGTNAG
- a CDS encoding S1C family serine protease; the encoded protein is MTRRLLWAATVIGGSFAGGMVTSALFDTHGVVHARPDSPLPPPPAAATVVERDHAGSPAPDRFEQVIQQIAPAVVSVDAVKPATTPSPTGKSKPTEESGSGVIVRLDAARGYYAVTNNHVVGGARPGEITVNLADGRIIQPDRVWTDPESDIAVLRLPAENLPFAELGDSDRTRRGQWVLAFGSPFGLNQTVTHGIISARDRGQISLGTTIRIKEFLQTDAAINPGSSGGPLADMSGAVIGINTAIASNNGNNSGVSFSIPANLVKRVARELLEKGAVSRGYLGLQLAPTIEPAAALRLGLSRSWGALVEGVHPDGPAAAGGLQKGDVILKLDAVEIRDENHLINLISALPPNQKIRVSVWRDRQDRVLNVVVGDWAVVAVRSR
- a CDS encoding TraR/DksA family transcriptional regulator → MTKALVSRRAELRKRMGMELDGLGLSAPAASGDSADAAFGNSGEEVASQLVELEGKELAQIERALTRIKQGLYGVCDGCACKIPVARLNALPYSTLCVKCQRESENDSGWLSSHQLAGWDKVRDSGEDRDIDLADLEIDLSK